One stretch of Prunus persica cultivar Lovell chromosome G1, Prunus_persica_NCBIv2, whole genome shotgun sequence DNA includes these proteins:
- the LOC18790469 gene encoding uncharacterized protein LOC18790469: MDAASLAAASATTMKAVNFFATPITQRIATHPTTLTSPIPHTKPNVHALCLPNSNPRSRAISLITRCSIKPDTDTTDNEKEQNSTVEPNLNSEPTNPSTPFSNDALSSPISTSFSSSNTKGLVLGLGFENSWDSAEVGSPVVKRFLGDEEERWYMWYYGKSSSNPNPGSDSIGLAVSSNGVHWERGVGQVQSSQDVGAVINCGKDWWVFDTQSIRPSEVVVMSSSKVRASSAVYWLYYTGYSAEEAENISNHSQEINLENPERFLLDGLISDKNGGIGKIFKSLPGLAISQDGRHWARIEGEHHSGALFDVGLQGEWDSSFIAAPHVVFHESGDLRMYYHSFDLEMGNYSIGMARSRDGIKWVKLGKIIGGGRSGYFDELGAMNPCVVRNRKDGEYLMAYEGVGGDGGRSIGLAVSPDGLKDWTRLKDDEVVLKASEDCGWDNKGVGSPCLVQMDGEEDEWRLYYRGVGIEGRTGIGMAVSQGSDVTRFRRCAGFHL; this comes from the coding sequence ATGGATGCAGCATCACTAGCAGCAGCTTCTGCTACAACAATGAAAGCCGTTAACTTTTTTGCAACTCCAATTACCCAAAGAATAGCTACCCATCCGACTACATTAACCTCTCCAATTCCTCACACTAAACCAAACGTACACGCTCTCTGTCTCCCAAATTCTAACCCTAGAAGCAGAGCCATTTCTCTGATAACTCGATGCTCCATAAAGCCAGACACCGACACGACTGACAACGAGAAAGAACAGAATTCGACCGTTGAACCCAATTTAAATTCAGAACCGACAAACCCATCAAcgcccttttcaaatgatgCACTCTCTTCTCCTATATCAAcctcattttcttcatctaaTACCAAAGGATTGGTGTTGGGTTTGGGCTTTGAAAATTCATGGGACAGTGCAGAAGTTGGGTCACCAGTTGTGAAGAGGTTCCTGGGTGACGAGGAAGAGAGATGGTACATGTGGTACTATGGGAAGTCCAGTTCAAATCCAAACCCAGGTTCGGATTCGATTGGATTAGCAGTTTCAAGCAATGGGGTTCATTGGGAACGAGGAGTTGGACAAGTTCAATCGAGCCAGGATGTGGGTGCGGTGATCAATTGCGGCAAAGATTGGTGGGTATTTGATACTCAGAGCATTAGGCCTTCTGAGGTAGTGGTCATGTCCAGTTCAAAGGTCAGAGCTTCCAGTGCTGTTTATTGGCTCTATTACACTGGCTACAGTGCTGAGGAGGCAGAGAATATTTCTAATCATTCTCAAGAAATCAATTTGGAGAACCCAGAGAGGTTCCTTCTTGATGGTTTGATCAGTGATAAAAATGGTGGGATTGGGAAGATTTTCAAGTCTTTGCCTGGTTTGGCAATTAGTCAAGATGGGAGGCATTGGGCTAGAATTGAAGGGGAGCATCACAGTGGGGCTCTGTTTGATGTGGGGTTGCAAGGAGAGTGGGATTCTTCATTCATTGCTGCACCTCATGTTGTTTTCCATGAAAGTGGTGATCTTAGAATGTATTACCATTCATTTGATTTGGAGATGGGAAATTACTCAATTGGGATGGCAAGATCAAGGGATGGGATTAAGTGGGTGAAATTGGGGAAAATAATAGGGGGAGGAAGAAGTGGTTACTTTGATGAGTTGGGAGCAATGAATCCATGTGTAGTGAGGAACAGGAAAGATGGGGAGTATTTGATGGCATATGAAGGtgttggtggtgatggtgggaGGAGCATTGGTTTGGCTGTGTCCCCAGATGGGTTGAAGGATTGGACAAGGTTGAAGGATGATGAGGTGGTTTTGAAGGCCTCTGAGGATTGTGGATGGGATAACAAAGGGGTTGGATCTCCATGTTTGGTTCAGATGGATGGGGAGGAAGATGAGTGGAGGTTGTATTATAGAGGTGTTGGGATTGAGGGAAGGACTGGGATTGGAATGGCAGTTTCACAAGGGAGTGATGTTACAAGGTTTAGGAGATGCGCAGGATTTCATTTGTAA
- the LOC18790997 gene encoding peptidyl-prolyl cis-trans isomerase NIMA-interacting 4, whose product MGKDAKAGGKGKGKQAAGGSDEAGSKGKGKSGKSSDGLGTCTYVKARHVLCEKQGKINEAYKKLQDGWLENGDKVPPAEFAKVAAEYSECPSGKKGGDLGWFPRGKMAGPFQEVAFATPIGATSAPFKSTHGYHIILCEGRKN is encoded by the exons ATGGGGAAGGACGCGAAGGCAGGAGGCAAAGGGAAGGGAAAGCAAGCGGCGGGTGGCAGCGACGAGGCTGGCTCTAAAGGAAAGGGAAAATCTGGGAAGTCTTCTGATGGGCTGGGCACTTGCACTTACGTGAAAGCAAGGCATGTACTTTGTGAAAAGCAAGGGAAAATCAACGAAGCCTACAAGAAGTTGCAGGATGGTTGGCTTGAAAATGGCGACAAAGTGCCTCCTGCTGAGTTCGCGAAGGTAGCAGCCGAGTACTCGGAGTGCCCATCTGGGAAGAAAGGTGGCGATCTTGGGTGGTTCCCTCGTGGCAAGATGGCAGGCCCTTTTCAAGAGGTGGCTTTTGCTACCCCAATTGGGGCTACCAGTGCGCCTTTCAAATCCAC GCATGGCTACCATATTATCTTGTGCGAAGGCAGAAAGAATTAA
- the LOC18792368 gene encoding galactoside 2-alpha-L-fucosyltransferase isoform X1 — MDLSVSRSRRRISPYNTILATLGAPLKSGLITTMNLMKILAALLVSLPVLVTLSLVLRSPPPDRIKGFADARVIQRLTPNDTSSSNSEDGFSDHTQMPKDTLHDGLIAPGFDEGSCLSRYQSNLYRKISPHKPSSYLLSGLRNYEHLHKKCGPHTKSYKTAMAQLKSSDQGNSSVRGSTECKYVVWISYSGLGNKILTITSAFLYALLTNRVLLVDPGKDMADLFCEPFPENSWLLSKDFSIKEKFNKFDQKSPHCYGNMLKNKKKTSSELVPSFLYLHLAHDYDEQDKLFFCDEYQSLTGKVPWLIMRTDNYFVPSLFLMPSFEQELEKLFPEKDSVFHHLGRYLFHPSNHVWGLITRYYQAHLAKADERIGIQVRTFESGPSPLQHVMNQIYACVFKEKLLPQVDKQKPVVTAPSGIPKLKSVLITSLTSGYSENMRNMYWEHPTVNGDLIGVFQPSHEGHQQTDKNLHDRKAWAEMYLLSLCDVLVTSAWSTFGYVAQGLGGLKPWILYKPENQTMPNPPCHQVMSMEPCFHAPPFYDCKAKRGVDTGALVPHVRHCEDMSWGLKIVGSHESHDQL; from the exons ATGGATCTGAGTGTATCCAGGAGCAGGAGGCGAATATCACCGTATAACACCATCTTAGCCACTCTGGGCGCCCCATTGAAATCCGGGCTAATTACTACGATGAATTTGATGAAGATATTGGCGGCTCTTTTGGTCTCTCTCCCTGTTCTGGTCACCCTCTCTCTCGTCCTTCGCAGCCCACCTCCCGATCGGATCAAAGGCTTCGCAGACGCCAGAGTTATACAAAGACTCACTCCTAACGACACCTCTTCATCCAACTCCG AAGATGGTTTCTCTGACCACACCCAGATGCCCAAAGACACGCTACACGATGGACTAATTGCTCCTGGGTTCGATGAAGGCTCATGCCTGAGTAGGTACCAATCCAATTTATACCGAAAAATTTCACCCCACAAACCATCTTCTTATCTTCTCTCTGGACTACGAAATTATGAACATCTTCATAAAAAATGTGGACCCCATACCAAATCCTACAAAACAGCAATGGCACAACTCAAGTCTAGTGATCAGGGCAACAGTAGTGTTCGTGGTTCAACAGAGTGTAAGTATGTGGTTTGGATATCTTACAGTGGCTTGGGGAACAAGATACTGACCATAACCTCTGCTTTCCTCTATGCTCTGCTCACAAACAGAGTCCTACTTGTTGACCCTGGGAAGGACATGGCTGATCTCTTCTGTGAACCATTTCCTGAAAACTCATGGTTGCTCTCTAAAGACTTCTCCATTAAggaaaaattcaacaaatttgATCAGAAATCTCCTCATTGTTATGGGAACATgttgaaaaacaagaaaaagacttCATCAGAATTAGTGCCATCATTTCTCTATCTCCATCTGGCTCATGATTATGATGAGCAAGATAAGCTTTTTTTCTGCGATGAATATCAAAGTCTTACTGGGAAAGTCCCTTGGTTGATAATGAGAACAGATAACTACTTTGTCCCATCACTTTTCTTGATGCCCTCTTTTGAGCAAGAACTTGAAAAGCTGTTCCCAGAGAAGGACTCTGTTTTCCACCACCTGGGTAGGTATCTTTTCCACCCCTCAAATCATGTATGGGGGCTAATCACAAGGTACTATCAAGCTCACTTAGCAAAGGCAGATGAAAGGATTGGCATTCAAGTTAGAACTTTTGAGTCAGGCCCTAGCCCACTTCAGCATGTGATGAATCAAATTTATGCCTGTGTTTTCAAGGAGAAATTGCTGCCTCAAGTGGATAAGCAAAAACCCGTTGTCACAGCGCCATCGGGGATCCCAAAACTGAAATCGGTGCTAATTACATCTTTAACCTCAGGATACTCTGAGAATATGAGGAATATGTACTGGGAACACCCAACTGTGAATGGGGACTTAATTGGGGTTTTTCAGCCAAGCCATGAAGGGCATCAGCAGACAGATAAGAATCTGCATGACAGAAAAGCTTGGGCTGAAATGTATCTCCTGAGTTTGTGTGATGTGTTGGTCACAAGTGCATGGTCAACGTTCGGATATGTGGCTCAAGGTCTTGGTGGCCTGAAGCCATGGATTCTGTACAAGCCCGAAAATCAAACAATGCCTAATCCGCCTTGCCATCAGGTCATGTCGATGGAGCCTTGTTTCCATGCTCCCCCATTTTATGACTGCAAAGCAAAGAGAGGGGTTGATACAGGTGCGCTTGTACCTCATGTGAGACATTGCGAGGATATGAGCTGGGGCCTTAAGATAGTCGGTAGTCATGAATCTCATGATCAGTTGTAG
- the LOC18792368 gene encoding galactoside 2-alpha-L-fucosyltransferase isoform X2 codes for MDLSVSRSRRRISPYNTILATLGAPLKSGLITTMNLMKILAALLVSLPVLVTLSLVLRSPPPDRIKGFADARVIQRLTPNDTSSSNSDGFSDHTQMPKDTLHDGLIAPGFDEGSCLSRYQSNLYRKISPHKPSSYLLSGLRNYEHLHKKCGPHTKSYKTAMAQLKSSDQGNSSVRGSTECKYVVWISYSGLGNKILTITSAFLYALLTNRVLLVDPGKDMADLFCEPFPENSWLLSKDFSIKEKFNKFDQKSPHCYGNMLKNKKKTSSELVPSFLYLHLAHDYDEQDKLFFCDEYQSLTGKVPWLIMRTDNYFVPSLFLMPSFEQELEKLFPEKDSVFHHLGRYLFHPSNHVWGLITRYYQAHLAKADERIGIQVRTFESGPSPLQHVMNQIYACVFKEKLLPQVDKQKPVVTAPSGIPKLKSVLITSLTSGYSENMRNMYWEHPTVNGDLIGVFQPSHEGHQQTDKNLHDRKAWAEMYLLSLCDVLVTSAWSTFGYVAQGLGGLKPWILYKPENQTMPNPPCHQVMSMEPCFHAPPFYDCKAKRGVDTGALVPHVRHCEDMSWGLKIVGSHESHDQL; via the exons ATGGATCTGAGTGTATCCAGGAGCAGGAGGCGAATATCACCGTATAACACCATCTTAGCCACTCTGGGCGCCCCATTGAAATCCGGGCTAATTACTACGATGAATTTGATGAAGATATTGGCGGCTCTTTTGGTCTCTCTCCCTGTTCTGGTCACCCTCTCTCTCGTCCTTCGCAGCCCACCTCCCGATCGGATCAAAGGCTTCGCAGACGCCAGAGTTATACAAAGACTCACTCCTAACGACACCTCTTCATCCAACTCCG ATGGTTTCTCTGACCACACCCAGATGCCCAAAGACACGCTACACGATGGACTAATTGCTCCTGGGTTCGATGAAGGCTCATGCCTGAGTAGGTACCAATCCAATTTATACCGAAAAATTTCACCCCACAAACCATCTTCTTATCTTCTCTCTGGACTACGAAATTATGAACATCTTCATAAAAAATGTGGACCCCATACCAAATCCTACAAAACAGCAATGGCACAACTCAAGTCTAGTGATCAGGGCAACAGTAGTGTTCGTGGTTCAACAGAGTGTAAGTATGTGGTTTGGATATCTTACAGTGGCTTGGGGAACAAGATACTGACCATAACCTCTGCTTTCCTCTATGCTCTGCTCACAAACAGAGTCCTACTTGTTGACCCTGGGAAGGACATGGCTGATCTCTTCTGTGAACCATTTCCTGAAAACTCATGGTTGCTCTCTAAAGACTTCTCCATTAAggaaaaattcaacaaatttgATCAGAAATCTCCTCATTGTTATGGGAACATgttgaaaaacaagaaaaagacttCATCAGAATTAGTGCCATCATTTCTCTATCTCCATCTGGCTCATGATTATGATGAGCAAGATAAGCTTTTTTTCTGCGATGAATATCAAAGTCTTACTGGGAAAGTCCCTTGGTTGATAATGAGAACAGATAACTACTTTGTCCCATCACTTTTCTTGATGCCCTCTTTTGAGCAAGAACTTGAAAAGCTGTTCCCAGAGAAGGACTCTGTTTTCCACCACCTGGGTAGGTATCTTTTCCACCCCTCAAATCATGTATGGGGGCTAATCACAAGGTACTATCAAGCTCACTTAGCAAAGGCAGATGAAAGGATTGGCATTCAAGTTAGAACTTTTGAGTCAGGCCCTAGCCCACTTCAGCATGTGATGAATCAAATTTATGCCTGTGTTTTCAAGGAGAAATTGCTGCCTCAAGTGGATAAGCAAAAACCCGTTGTCACAGCGCCATCGGGGATCCCAAAACTGAAATCGGTGCTAATTACATCTTTAACCTCAGGATACTCTGAGAATATGAGGAATATGTACTGGGAACACCCAACTGTGAATGGGGACTTAATTGGGGTTTTTCAGCCAAGCCATGAAGGGCATCAGCAGACAGATAAGAATCTGCATGACAGAAAAGCTTGGGCTGAAATGTATCTCCTGAGTTTGTGTGATGTGTTGGTCACAAGTGCATGGTCAACGTTCGGATATGTGGCTCAAGGTCTTGGTGGCCTGAAGCCATGGATTCTGTACAAGCCCGAAAATCAAACAATGCCTAATCCGCCTTGCCATCAGGTCATGTCGATGGAGCCTTGTTTCCATGCTCCCCCATTTTATGACTGCAAAGCAAAGAGAGGGGTTGATACAGGTGCGCTTGTACCTCATGTGAGACATTGCGAGGATATGAGCTGGGGCCTTAAGATAGTCGGTAGTCATGAATCTCATGATCAGTTGTAG
- the LOC18788319 gene encoding phosphate transporter PHO1 homolog 10 produces MKFGKEFKKKMVPEWAEAYMDYNGLKRILRELREYKQRTHSRDLLDHKIAAAAGAPPPNRIISGIELQISSLQNTNGDIEDQVIDVNTLHGDGCRQFYKTKFLRQSEEGGEIEVTFFRKLDEELNKVNTFYKDKVEEVKQEANHLDKQMEALVALRIKVKNPKQYGSNSKRHRNSAVPLTSNKSSAADASGNEPMGLTSENEQHQVEPSPGASEVNPTQIKNPGSDDREVLNIFDYREDPLEVLEHVKIKNTLESPISTIKGVFKDSREEELSFGKEELKRVEERLRAVFIQFYHKLQLLKHYSFMNLSAFSKIMKKYEKITSRGAARSYMLIVDNSYLGSSDEVTNLLERAEATFIQNFSNSNRREGMKSLRPKAKREKHAVTFFSGFFCGCSIALMVAIILRIEARKLMDKEEGAQYMENIFPLYSLFGYITLHMLMYAADIYFWRRYRVNYAFIFGFKKGTELGYQEVFLLSSGLAVLALGGLLANLHLDMDSSAEKYKTLTELVPLGLLILVLAITFCPFNIIYRSSCFFFIRCLFRCICAPLYQETFPDFFLADQLTSQVQALRSFVLYICYYGLGEYSRRQSKCHSHGVYNTLYFIIAVIPFWMRFLQCIRRFCEEKDVKHMCNGLKYFSTIVAVIIRTAYELKKGKTSWMVLALICSAVATTMNMYWDIVVDWGLLRTKSKNKYLRDRLLVSHKIIYFAAMVLNVVLRLAWMQLVLEFKLSTVHKMTISTIIFFLEVIRRGIWSFFRLENEHLNNVGDYRAFKSVPLPFSYYDEDAEKDD; encoded by the exons ATGAAATTCGGGAAAGAgttcaagaagaaaatggtgCCTGAGTGGGCAGAAGCCTACATGGATTATAATGGTCTCAAGAGGATACTAAGGGAGCTCAGAGAATACAAGCAGAGGACGCACTCTAGAGACTTATTAGACCACAaaattgctgctgctgctggtgcTCCTCCTCCTAACAGAATCATCAGTGGAATAGAGCTACAAATTAGCAGTCTCCAGAACACTAATGGAGATATCGAGGACCAAGTGATAGATGTCAACACATTGCACGGAGATGGTTGCAGGCAGTTTTACAAGACCAAATTCCTGAGGCAGTCTGAAGAGGGTGGAGAAATTGAGGTAACATTCTTCAGAAAACTCGACGAAGAGCTCAACAAGGTCAATACTTTTTACAAGGACAAGGTGGAGGAGGTGAAGCAAGAAGCAAATCATTTGGATAAACAAATGGAGGCTTTGGTTGCACTCAGGATTAAGGTGAAGAATCCAAAACAATATGGCTCTAATTCAAAGAGACATAGGAATTCTGCAGTGCCGCTGACAAGTAATAAGTCAAGTGCAGCTGACGCTTCAG GAAATGAGCCTATGGGTTTGACATCTGAAAATGAGCAGCATCAAGTAGAACCGAGCCCTGGTGCTTCAGAAGTCAATccaacccaaataaaaaatcctgGTAGTGATGACAGAGAGGTGTTGAATATCTTTGACTACAGAGAAGATCCTCTGGAGGTTCTTGAGCATGTGAAGATTAAGAATACACTTGAATCTCCAATATCAACCATAAAAGGTGTTTTTAAAGACTCCAGAGAAGAAGAGTTGAGCTTTGGTAAAGAGGAGCTAAAGAGAGTTGAAGAACGACTAAGAGCTGTGTTCATTCAATTTTACCATAAGCTTCAACTGCTTAAGCACTACAG TTTTATGAACCTCTCAGCATTTTCGAAGAttatgaaaaagtatgagaag ATCACATCAAGGGGAGCAGCCAGATCATACATGCTAATAGTCGATAACTCCTACCTTGGCAGTTCTGATGAG GTTACTAACCTCTTGGAGAGGGCGGAGGCTACCTTCATACAAAActtttcaaactcaaatcGCAGGGAAGGTATGAAGTCATTGAgaccaaaagcaaaaagagaaaagcatGCTGTAACATTTTTCTCCG GTTTCTTTTGTGGTTGCTCAATTGCACTAATGGTTGCTATTATATTAAGAATAGAAGCTCGAAAACTAATGGATAAGGAGGAGGGTGCACAATATATGGAAAATATTTTCCCACTCTACAG TTTATTTGGATACATCACTCTACACATGCTCATGTATGCAGCAGATATATACTTCTGGAGGCGTTATCGAGTCAACTATGCCTTTATATTTGGTTTCAAGAAAGGAACTGAGTTGGGTTACCAAGAAGTCTTCCTCCTTAGCTCTGGTCTTGCAGTACTTGCATTGGGTGGTCTCCTGGCAAACTTACACTTGGACATGGACTCAAGTGCTGAAAAATACAAGACACTTACTGAATTGGTTCCTTTGGGCTTACTTATT TTGGTCCTTGCCATCACCTTCTGCCCTTTCAACATCATATACCGTTCAAgttgtttcttcttcattcgGTGCTTATTCCGCTGCATATGTGCCCCTCTTTACCAG GAGACATTTCCAGACTTTTTCTTGGCAGACCAGCTTACTAGCCAG GTGCAAGCCTTAAGGAGTTTTGTGTTATACATTTGCTACTACGGTTTGGGAGAATACTCAAGGAGGCAAAGCAAGTGCCATAGTCATGGTGTCTACAATActttatatttcattattgCTGTCATACCATTTTGGATGCGCTTCCTACAG TGCATACGTCGATTTTGTGAAGAAAAGGATGTGAAGCACATGTGCAATGGTTTAAAATACTTCTCAACAATTGTTGCAGTTATTATAAGAACTGCTTATGAACTAAAAAAGGGAAAGACATCCTGGATGGTGTTGGCTTTGATATGCTCGGCTGTTGCAACAACAATGAATATGTATTGGGACATTGTAGTAGACTGGGGCCTTCTGCgaacaaaatcaaagaacaAGTATTTGAGAGATAGACTTCTAGTTTCACACAAGATCATATACTTCGCAGCCATG GTCTTGAATGTAGTATTGCGACTTGCTTGGATGCAGTTGGTGTTGGAATTTAAACTGAGTACCGTTCATAAAATGACAATATCtaccatcatcttcttcctagAGGTCATTCGTCGTGGCATCTGGAGCTTCTtcag ATTAGAGAACGAGCACCTAAACAATGTAGGCGACTACCGCGCTTTCAAGTCCGTCCCTCTTCCTTTCAGTTACTACGATGAGGACGCAGAAAAGGATGACTGA
- the LOC18792490 gene encoding phosphate transporter PHO1 homolog 3 — MKFGKEFATQMVPEWQQAYMDYDYLKSLLKEIQRSKQRHKPPPVATTPRSHRLKRRLTLYRAFSGLTSQSRHSQQQPNSPSSISPVDIESQAILVNSVRSDGSESYQTTFLMAAEEGGVQELEYFRKVDDEFNKVDKFYRSKVDEVMKEAAVLNKQMDAFIAFRIKVENPQRPFDWSVEMTRLASDVAASTAALAASTPRGVRASRRAAMAMDVIEESGSNSQEEHSGDEEKDVKMTENVKIQEKKTENFRDTRPAPLDILNYVTMNHTVETPRSTIKGFLNVPPQTELKFSRDNLKKVEEQLKGAFIEFYRKLRLLKSYGFLNTLAFSKIMKKYDKITSRDTSKPYMNMVDNSYLGSSEEVTKLMERVETTFIKHFSNSNRRKGMAVLRPKAKIERHRITFAMGCFAGCTAALILALILMVRARNINNANNPEFDKGKTQYMDNMFPLYSLFGFIFLHMLMYAGNIYFWRRFRVNYSFIFGFKQGTELGYREVLLLSFGLAVLALASVLSNLDMEMDPKTKDYKALTELLPLFLVLLVVLILLCPFNLIYRSSRYFFLVCLFHCICAPLYKVTLPDFFLADQLTSQVQAIRSLQFYVCYYGWGDYKLRQNTCKSHDVFNTFTFIVACIPYWSRLLQCLRRLVEEKDPMQGYNGLKYFFTIVAVSMRTAYNLESLKNEVNWKILAGVFSIVAAIYGTYWDLVVDWGLLQRNSKNRWLRDKLLIPYKSVYYGAMVLNVLLRFAWLQTVLGFDVSFMHGQTMVAVVASLEIIRRGIWSFFRLENEHLNNVGKYRAFKSVPLPFNYDEDQDKHE, encoded by the exons atgaagtttgGGAAGGAGTTTGCAACACAAATGGTGCCAGAATGGCAGCAAGCATACATGGATTATGATTATCTAAAATCCCTCCTGAAAGAAATCCAACGCAGCAAGCAAAGACACAAGCCTCCACCAGTTGCCACCACACCCCGCAGTCACCGCCTAAAGCGAAGGCTCACATTGTACAGAGCCTTCAGTGGTCTCACGTCGCAAAGCCGTCACAGCCAGCAGCAACCCAACAGCCCATCCTCCATATCCCCTGTCGACATCGAAAGCCAAGCCATTCTTGTGAACTCTGTGAGAAGTGATGGCTCCGAGAGCTACCAGACCACGTTTCTAATGGCTGCAGAGGAAGGGGGCGTGCAGGAGTTGGAGTATTTTAGAAAGGTTGATGATGAGTTCAATAAAGTGGACAAGTTTTATAGGTCTAAGGTGGATGAGGTGATGAAGGAAGCTGCTGTGCTCAACAAGCAAATGGATGCTTTCATCGCGTTTCGCATCAAAGTGGAGAACCCGCAGAGGCCGTTTGATTGGTCAGTGGAGATGACTCGTCTTGCTTCCGACGTTGCTGCTTCAACAGCTGCATTGGCAGCTTCCACTCCCCGCGGAGTCAGAGCAAGCA GGCGCGCAGCCATGGCTATGGATGTGATCGAAGAGAGTGGATCAAATAGCCAGGAGGAACATTCTGGTGACGAAGAAAAAGATGTAAAAATGACAGAGAATGTTAAGATTCAAGAAAAGAAGACAGAGAACTTCAGAGACACTAGACCTGCACCACTGGACATACTAAATTATGTGACAATGAATCACACTGTTGAGACTCCGCGTTCGACCATTAAAGGCTTCCTCAATGTGCCTCCACAGACAGAGCTCAAGTTCAGCAGAGATAACCTGAAGAAAGTTGAAGAACAGCTTAAAGGGGCTTTCATTGAATTTTACCGGAAACTTCGGCTTCTAAAGAGCTATGG CTTCTTGAATACGTTGGCTTTTTCAAAGATCATGAAGAAATATGACAAG ATTACTTCAAGAGATACATCAAAACCTTACATGAATATGGTGGATAACTCCTACCTTGGCAGCTCTGAGGAG GTTACCAAGCTTATGGAGAGGGTTGAAACTACGTTCATCAAGCATTTCTCAAACTCAAATCGCAGAAAAGGAATGGCCGTCTTAAGGCCAAAAGCAAAGATTGAAAGACATAGGATAACATTTGCCATGG GTTGCTTTGCTGGTTGCACAGCTGCTCTTATATTAGCACTTATTTTGATGGTGCGTGCTCGCAATATTAACAATGCCAACAATCCTGAATTTGACAAAGGAAAAACCCAGTACATGGATAACATGTTTCCCTTATACAG CTTGTTTGGATTCATTTTTCTGCACATGCTTATGTATGCCGGCAACATATACTTTTGGAGGCGGTTCAGAGTCAATTACTCTTTCATATTTGGTTTCAAGCAAGGAACTGAGTTGGGCTACAGAGAGGTTCTTCTTCTCAGTTTTGGTCTGGCAGTGCTAGCACTTGCTTCTGTGCTCTCAAATCTTGACATGGAGATGGACCCCAAAACCAAAGATTACAAAGCACTTACCGAacttctccctctcttctTGGTTTTG CTTGTAGTTTTGATATTATTATGCCCCTTCAACCTCATATATCGCTCAAGTCGCTACTTCTTCCTCGTTTGTCTGTTTCACTGTATCTGTGCTCCTCTGTATAAG GTCACACTCCCGGATTTCTTCTTGGCAGATCAGTTAACTAGCCAG GTGCAAGCCATTAGAAGTCTGCAATTCTACGTTTGCTATTATGGTTGGGGAGACTACAAACTCAGACAAAACACTTGCAAATCACACGATGTCTTCAACACTTTCACTTTTATCGTTGCTTGTATTCCGTATTGGTCTCGTCTCCTTCAG TGCCTCCGCCGTTTGGTTGAAGAGAAAGATCCCATGCAAGGTTACAATGGGCTGAAATATTTCTTCACAATAGTAGCCGTTAGCATGAGGACAGCATACAATCTAGAGAGTCTTAAAAATGAAGTGAACTGGAAAATTCTTGCTGGGGTTTTCTCAATTGTTGCAGCAATCTATGGAACATATTGGGATCTTGTTGTGGATTGGGGACTTCTGCAACGCAATTCCAAGAACCGCTGGTTAAGAGACAAACTCTTGATCCCTTACAAAAGTGTATATTACGGTGCCATG GTGTTGAATGTGTTGCTGAGATTTGCCTGGTTGCAAACTGTTTTGGGTTTCGATGTTTCTTTCATGCATGGACAAACAATGGTTGCGGTTGTGGCCAGCTTGGAAATAATCCGTCGTGGGATATGGAGCTTTTTCAGGTTGGAGAATGAGCATCTGAACAATGTTGGCAAGTACAGGGCGTTCAAGTCAGTGCCGTTGCCCTTCAACTATGATGAAGATCAAGACAAACATGAGTAG